CGATACTTTTTCTTCACTATCTGTGTCGCGGCATCGATGATACCGACGCGCAGGAGGTTTTGCTCATGGCCGGAATAATGTTCGCTGATTTCCGCATACCGGTCGATATTCACCATCAAAAGCGTGTAACCGCAATCGGTATCGAGGCCGATATTGAGTTCCTGAAGGAATCTGTTTAATTCATAATCACTCAGTTCATTCGACTGGGTGAAAAGCCTTCTCAAATTATATTGCTTGAGAAGGAGCGTATCGCTTTTCCTGTCCGCTTCTATGGCGATAAGCTTTTTGACGATATCGTCGATGGGTTTATACAATCGTTTTGCCAGAATAAAGGAAAACAAGGTACCGAGCAGGAGTATGGAGGCGGCGATGAAGAGGAGGTTTTTTCTCATTTCAAAAAGATCGTCCATTATTGTCGAGTAAGGGATCAGTTTCACGAATATCCACTTAAAAGATTCGATGAATGAGAATACGAGTAGCGTTCTTTTTGAGTCCAGATCGAGGAGAAGAATCCCCGATTTATTTTCGGGCGACAATACGGCCCGTATGTATTCGTAAATATGCGCATTCGAAAGCATCGGTTTCTTTGCGGTATCACCGATCAACAAGCGGTCGTCTTTATCGATGATGAGCACTTTAATATCCGGATTGATATCCACCGAGTCGATGATATCCCGCACCCATTTCTCCGAAATATTAATGATAATGGTGCCCGAGTGTTTCATACTTCGTACACCGGACAGATTGAACACAAAGGTATACACACCATACTCATCGAAATAGTTCTGCGTCACACCGGGTTCCCTGATAATGCGGGGAATGGGGATGAGTGTATTGAAGTGTTCGGAATTCTGCAGAATGGAATGTATTTCTTCGTCAAAAAAGGTGCCGATCGATTGTATCATGAATGTTTTGGCCGGAGAATTGATGTAATAGGTGTTATTCGAGGGATTGTAGATATATATCGAATGAATATACGGAATGAGATCTTTATATTTCTTGAAATGCGTAAGCGTCTTGTAGATCTCGACGGGATCGTTTAAGGGTGTAAAAAACAATCCGGAAAGGGTAAAATCGTTGAACATCTGTATTGCGATACTCTTCGACAGTTCCTGCATAAGCTTCGTACTCACGCCGGCCTGGAAAAGATTGTTTTTTTCACTTTCATATATTTTGTTGATGACGATATTCTCGAAATAAAAATAAAAGACAATCGTCAGAATAATGATGGAAAGGGTAACCGAGAGGGTGACCGTTATGAGAATCTTGATATGTATTTCCCTTTTCGTTTTTGTATTGTCCCGGGAATTCTTTTTGACCGGTGAAAATGTCGTACGCCCCTCTTTTCGAGTCATATCTAATAAAACCCTTATAATATAAAACAGGCCGGGGGTTCCCCTTCCTGTTTATCCCCCGTTCCGGAATGGCATTATTTGCTGCGAAGATATTCGGACCACTGCCTTCTAAACTCGTCTTTTACCCGCTTGAGGCCTGCCTGATACATCCGTCGGATCATATCGTCGTATCCCTCTTCCGGATCGATCATTCCCCAGATGAGGGGGTCAAGATACTGTGTTTTCACGGTATCGATCGCCGCCATTTCGGCCTCCACGGGAACCTTGTCGAACTTGAAATCCGCGAATTTCTTTTCCGTCCCTTTATCATATATTTTCTGGATCCACTCCCTCACCACCGACCAGGTCGAGCTTAATTTTGTCGGTTCGACCCGGTAAAATTTTTCCTCCCTCCAGCCCCACGGACACGGCCTGTCCCATGGGAATCCCGTTTTGTCCGCGGTCACCCCGTCGGGGAGTATGATTTCACCTTTCTCGTCCAGTTCCCAATGTTTGCCCCGTATACCGAATGTCGTTAAATCCGCGTATGCCTGGTCCTGATGCAGTTTCTCCAATAGCATCAGGGCCCGCTCCGGGTTCCGTGAAGAAACGGGAATTGACATCCCGTTGTTGTTTGCCGGGCTTTTCGGAGGACGCGGGAGTTTCATGTACGGCGACCACCAGTCCAGCTTCCATTCGGAGCTTTTTGCCGAAAGCCGCCTGTATTCTTCATTCGCGTTGATCGGATTAAGATTGGTGATCGCGCTCGTTCCTTTCAAAAAGGATTCCCTCGAATCGGTCATGTTCGCCAGAACATTCTTCGACCAGTATCCGTTCAGATAAAACCGCCGTGCATATGTCAGTGCACGGCGAAAGGTGTCATGTTCGAAGAGGACAAAGGGATGTTCCGGATCATTCTGGAAAACCTTGATGTAATTCATTTTCCCCACAACGAGATTTTCATCCGCGGAATCCGGCCAGCTTTCCATCCACATGGCCAATAATTCCGACATCACCTGATTGTCGAAACCGCCTGCATTATACGGGATGATTCCTTCCTTTTCCTTGACCGTTTTCATATACCTTTCGAGATCCTCTATACCTCTTATTTTCCCAAGCCCGTGTTTTTGGGCGAGATCGAGCCGGTAAAGCAGACCGTTTCCTTCGGGATCGGTGTATCGAAAAGGAAGCATATACACGTGACCATTGACGGATGCCTGTTTCAGTGTTTCGGAAGAATAACTCGCCCATGTTTTCGGGGCGTAGACGGGCGCAAGCTCCTCGAGGGCGTACAATGCCCCCTGTTTCGCCTGCTCATTGTAGATACTCCACGGCGCCATATGCACGAGGTCCACCTGTTCCCCGGAGGAGAGGACGAGTCTCAGTTTCGTGGTCCAGTCCGTCCACGTGGTAAAATTCACTTCCACAGTCGACGAGAGATCGCGAAGCATGAGTTCGTTCAATGCTTCGAGCGCACAATCATAATCGGGAACCGTGTCGCCGACAAGCCACATGACCAGTTTCACTTTTTTCAATTCCCGTGTTTCCTTTGACCGGAACTCTTTTTCTCCTCCACCGAAAACCGGGAAAACGCAACAGGTCATTCCGGCACAGAAAATAAGGCATCGTATCGCTTTTGTCATGACATCTTTCACGGATATCCCTCCTTGATTGCATATACGACAGGATTCCCGTCATAGTATATATAAAACAGATAAGAAGATAAACCGAAAAAAGTCTCCCCTGCCCGCCGCCCGTCATATTCCGCCCGGTACGGTGTATGAAATTAACGACGGGCGTATCCACGCCTGCCTTCCTTCTGCTATCGATACGGTTGCATCAGTATATGGGAAAACGCTAAAACAGTCACCGGGAATGATTAAAATATTGGGTGTCAAAACACCGGATATCGTATCGATCGCTGTTTTTATCGAAAATAATACTCCGATACTCCTTCCCTTTCCCGGTAATTATCACTATATTAAGGGGAAATTGTCATTGAGATTGTCTTTACATATCGGCCTTTCAGGATCGACAGAGAAAGAAGCGATACATAGACACTATTTTGATGCAGCACGCCCGCCTTTTTGCGGCAAGGTTTTCAAACAGGTCCTGGTACCGGACAATCTTAATTGTGTGGAAGGTGCTTTGATAAATGAAGAAAATTCGAATATATTTACTCTTACCGATTATCCGTAAGGGGCATCGGAGGGGATAAATCGTATATAACCATGCAATCAACAATTGACAAAACTTGAAATATTAATGATAATAGGAAGATATAATTGTATAAGGAGGTATATTGGCTACAAAAGATCTGAGAATTAATAACGGAATACGGGTAAAGGAGGTACGATTAATAAATGAGAATGGTGAACAAATGGGAATTGTCGCGACAGATAAAGCCCTTGCCATTGCAGAAGAAGCCGGGCTTGACCTTGTCGAAGTAGCCCCGACGGCAAAACCTCCCGTATGTAAATTGCTGGATTACGGCAAATATAAATTTGATCAGGAAAAACTGACTAAAGAATCTAAAAAGCGTTCAAAACAGAAAAAAGATAAAGAAATACGGATGCAACCGACGATAAACGATCACGATCTTCTTTTCAAGGTCAAACATGTTCAGGAATTTCTCGAACACGGTTGCAAGGTAAAGGTCACAATAAGATTCAGGGGAAGAGAAATGGCACATACAGAAAGAGGAAAAGATGTATTGGAAAAGATACTTTCGATTCTTGAAAATGTATATACAGTTGAAAGAAATCCGAAGCTGGAAGGACGGTTCATGTCGATGCTTCTGAAACCAAAATCGAAAAAGGAGGGAAAATAACCATGCCCAAGATGAAAACGAGAAAAAGCGCTGCCAAACGCTATAAACTGACGGGAAAAGGGAAGATAAAATATAAAAAGCAGGGATTACGCCATATTCTCACGAAGAAAACGAGCAAAAGAAAACGCCATTTGCGTCAAAGTCATATACTTAATCCGGTAGAGGCAAAAAGGATTAAAAAGTTATTGCCGTACGGTTAAGATTTTCCTTGAGCGAATATCCTGATATCGAATCGTAGATGGTTCACATTATCATAAAGGGAAGACATTCTCTTTACCGGGAACATATCAATTCAGTCTGAAAAACAGGAGATCGATAACGAGATCACGGATAGGAAAATCCCGTGCATTAATTGATAGAAGGAGAGCGAACTATTATGCCAAGAGCTATTGATGGAACCAGAAGGAAAAACAGACGTAAGAAAATACTCGATCGTGCAAAAGGTTTCTGGGGAAGACGAAGCACGAATTTCAAGACCGCAAAAGAAGCGGTTGCACGCGCCATGAGAAGTTCATATCGCGACAGAAAAAGAAAAAAAAGAGATTTCCGTACACTCTGGATCGCCCGTATCTCTGCGGTCTGCAGGGCACACGATATAACATATTCCCGGTTCATGAGCGGACTCAAGAAGGCGGGCGTTGTTATCGATAGAAAGGTGCTGTCCAATCTGGCGATAAACGATCCGGATGCTTTTACGAGTCTCATTGACATCGCCAGGTCTTCCTCCGGGGTGCAGGAATAAGAGGCGCCGTCGTTTTCATTCGTTTATATAATCAGAGACCGATATGTGATGCGAAGTGAGATACCCGGACGGTAATAATGTGTCATCGCAAACAGCAGACGGAATATACATGTAAAAAAATAAGATTTTTTGGGGAAACGCTATGATAACGATTCAACAGATAAAAGCACTCGAGCAAAAAGTAAACAAAGCGGTGGAACTCATAAGCCTTTTGAAAAAAGAAAATGACGTGCTGAAAAATACCCTGGAGATATCACAGTCAAGAATGAAGGAGCTGGAAAACCTCGTCGCCCAATTCAAAAACGAACAGGCGGAAATTGAAAAGGGAATAATGAATACCCTCTCGAAACTCAATCAGCTCGAGGATGACGTGAGTGAACCAGATGAACGTCAGGGGGAAAACAGGGCAATCAATGGTGATGAGGAATCCGTTTCATCTCTGCAGCAGGTACAGAACGATCAGAACCCGTCAATGGATGAAGCCGAAGAAAGCGAAAATCGGGATATGAACGGCACAGACATGTTTTCAGATAATTCGACCGTCGAAGATAACGGAGAAAACGCCACTCCGGATGAATC
This window of the Spirochaetales bacterium genome carries:
- a CDS encoding helix-turn-helix domain-containing protein, with the protein product MTRKEGRTTFSPVKKNSRDNTKTKREIHIKILITVTLSVTLSIIILTIVFYFYFENIVINKIYESEKNNLFQAGVSTKLMQELSKSIAIQMFNDFTLSGLFFTPLNDPVEIYKTLTHFKKYKDLIPYIHSIYIYNPSNNTYYINSPAKTFMIQSIGTFFDEEIHSILQNSEHFNTLIPIPRIIREPGVTQNYFDEYGVYTFVFNLSGVRSMKHSGTIIINISEKWVRDIIDSVDINPDIKVLIIDKDDRLLIGDTAKKPMLSNAHIYEYIRAVLSPENKSGILLLDLDSKRTLLVFSFIESFKWIFVKLIPYSTIMDDLFEMRKNLLFIAASILLLGTLFSFILAKRLYKPIDDIVKKLIAIEADRKSDTLLLKQYNLRRLFTQSNELSDYELNRFLQELNIGLDTDCGYTLLMVNIDRYAEISEHYSGHEQNLLRVGIIDAATQIVKKKYRNEGIETSDHQLVFIINIGHDAGDSVRESVMSIAEEIRIYIEKTYEITVSVVVGSMKKSKKDISLLYEEVLHMAQYKYILGNGVIIDESLIAGMHGNRDTFVYPYEKEKQLVEAMHYADRDSLIAAFNDIIDSALPYGYNAIITSRNTVAYTVNKTINKLIRRHILEFSFDFYNFFSRLINSETIGEAKKLFNALFDVFLSAIEKRNSTAHNSLVNTIVDVIHHSYMDINLGISTFAYKYKLSAAYLGRLFKRITGKSMTDVINEVRIARVEELLENTSLPMLKIMEMTGFTNKTHFYKIFKKYNGVTPRLYRQKTVTEKKE
- a CDS encoding ABC transporter substrate-binding protein, with the translated sequence MKDVMTKAIRCLIFCAGMTCCVFPVFGGGEKEFRSKETRELKKVKLVMWLVGDTVPDYDCALEALNELMLRDLSSTVEVNFTTWTDWTTKLRLVLSSGEQVDLVHMAPWSIYNEQAKQGALYALEELAPVYAPKTWASYSSETLKQASVNGHVYMLPFRYTDPEGNGLLYRLDLAQKHGLGKIRGIEDLERYMKTVKEKEGIIPYNAGGFDNQVMSELLAMWMESWPDSADENLVVGKMNYIKVFQNDPEHPFVLFEHDTFRRALTYARRFYLNGYWSKNVLANMTDSRESFLKGTSAITNLNPINANEEYRRLSAKSSEWKLDWWSPYMKLPRPPKSPANNNGMSIPVSSRNPERALMLLEKLHQDQAYADLTTFGIRGKHWELDEKGEIILPDGVTADKTGFPWDRPCPWGWREEKFYRVEPTKLSSTWSVVREWIQKIYDKGTEKKFADFKFDKVPVEAEMAAIDTVKTQYLDPLIWGMIDPEEGYDDMIRRMYQAGLKRVKDEFRRQWSEYLRSK
- the infC gene encoding translation initiation factor IF-3; translation: MATKDLRINNGIRVKEVRLINENGEQMGIVATDKALAIAEEAGLDLVEVAPTAKPPVCKLLDYGKYKFDQEKLTKESKKRSKQKKDKEIRMQPTINDHDLLFKVKHVQEFLEHGCKVKVTIRFRGREMAHTERGKDVLEKILSILENVYTVERNPKLEGRFMSMLLKPKSKKEGK
- the rpmI gene encoding 50S ribosomal protein L35; its protein translation is MPKMKTRKSAAKRYKLTGKGKIKYKKQGLRHILTKKTSKRKRHLRQSHILNPVEAKRIKKLLPYG
- the rplT gene encoding 50S ribosomal protein L20, translated to MPRAIDGTRRKNRRKKILDRAKGFWGRRSTNFKTAKEAVARAMRSSYRDRKRKKRDFRTLWIARISAVCRAHDITYSRFMSGLKKAGVVIDRKVLSNLAINDPDAFTSLIDIARSSSGVQE
- the zapB gene encoding cell division protein ZapB, with the protein product MITIQQIKALEQKVNKAVELISLLKKENDVLKNTLEISQSRMKELENLVAQFKNEQAEIEKGIMNTLSKLNQLEDDVSEPDERQGENRAINGDEESVSSLQQVQNDQNPSMDEAEESENRDMNGTDMFSDNSTVEDNGENATPDESGEKEKKDNPDAPDGESGDEAELDIF